A genomic region of Arachis stenosperma cultivar V10309 chromosome 9, arast.V10309.gnm1.PFL2, whole genome shotgun sequence contains the following coding sequences:
- the LOC130951032 gene encoding probable GTP diphosphokinase RSH3, chloroplastic: MAVSTIALYASPPSSVCSTPHPCQINAHGSCDFDMGSRSSSSSTASTSQKPVMGGLSCLFSSPAPAAVKHAPLSGFSSGGEDHGGGRGDELNLKELGSSFSYSPSKFGGSSWKRDHHSPVSVFNGPVSCSSTVGSSSNLRSTASSVRIGGGSERVGTSGLFDGFVRNALGSCLDYDSASFKVGGLDEGDSSALADELTFNLEDTFMEGGFEPYAKKLLLGAQLRHKIFCEEFVIKAFCEAEKAHRGQVRASGDPYLQHCLETAVLLALIGANSTVVAAGLLHDTLDDAFLTYDYIFGTFGAGVADLVEGVSKLSHLSKLARENNTACKSVEADRLHTMFLAMADARAVLIKLADRLHNMMTLDALPVAKQQRFAKETLEIFAPLANRLGISSWKEQLENLCFKHLNPDQHDELSSKLVDSYDEARITSAIEKLEQALKDEGISYHVVSGRHKSLYSIYCKMLKKKLTIDDIHDIYGLRLIVDKEEDCYKALTIVHQLWSEVPGKLKDYICRPKFNGYQSLHTVVMGEGKVPLEVQIRTKDMHLQAEFGFAAHWRYKEDDCQHSSFVLQMVEWARWVVTWQCEAMSKDSTSVGYGDSIKPPCKFPSHVDDCPYCYKPDCGQDGPVFVIMIENDKMSVQEFRANSTVMDLMERAGRASSRLMTYRFPLKEELRPRLNHMPVSDPNCKLKMGDVVELTPAIPDKSLTEYREEIQRMYDRGLTVSGAGPTASSMVGSRS; this comes from the exons ATGGCGGTTTCTACCATAGCCCTGTACGCAAGCCCACCGAGCAGTGTGTGCTCGACGCCGCACCCATGCCAGATCAATGCCCACGGCTCCTGCGACTTCGATATGGGGTCTCGATCCTCGTCGTCCTCGACGGCGTCGACGTCACAGAAGCCTGTAATGGGGGGTCTCTCGTGCCTCTTCTCTTCGCCGGCGCCAGCGGCCGTGAAGCACGCGCCACTGTCGGGATTCTCCAGCGGCGGTGAGGATCACGGTGGCGGCAGAGGGGATGAACTGAACCTTAAGGAACTCGGGAGCTCCTTCTCATACTCGCCGAGCAAGTTtggtggttcttcttggaagAGGGACCACCATAGCCCCGTTTCTGTCTTCAACGGCCCCGTTTCGTGTAGCAGCACCGTTGGCTCGTCTTCGAATTTGAGGAGCACCGCGAGCTCCGTGAGGATCGGTGGTGGTTCGGAGAGGGTTGGGACCAGTGGGCTGTTTGATGGGTTCGTGAGGAACGCTTTGGGGTCTTGCTTGGATTACGATTCGGCGAGTTTCAAGGTTGGTGGTTTGGATGAGGGTGATTCTTCGGCTTTGGCTGATGAGTTGACCTTCAATTTGGAGGATACTTTTATGGAGGGTGGGTTTGAGCCTTATGCTAAGAAGTTGCTGCTTGGTGCCCAGTTGAGACACAAGATCTTCTGCGAAGAGTTTGTAATCAAGGCCTTTTGTGAAGCCGAGAAAGCGCACAGAGGCCAG GTGCGTGCTAGTGGGGATCCATATTTGCAGCATTGTTTGGAAACTGCTGTGCTGCTCGCTTTGATTGGAGCAAATTCCACGGTGGTTGCTGCAGGGCTCTTGCATGATACCCTTGACGATGCGTTTCTGACCTATGATTACATATTTGGAACGTTTGGTGCTGGGGTTGCTGATTTAGTTGAAGGG GTTTCTAAATTAAGTCACTTGAGCAAGCTTGCTCGAGAAAACAATACAGCTTGCAAATCAGTTGAAGCAGACCGTCTGCATACCATGTTCCTTGCCATGGCAGATGCAAGAGCTGTGCTTATTAAACTGGCAGATCGATTGCACAATATGATGACTCTGGATGCATTGCCAGTGGCCAAGCAACAGAGGTTTGCAAAGGAGACTTTGGAGATTTTTGCACCTTTGGCAAATCGCTTGGGAATATCTAGCTGGAAAGAACAATTAgaaaatttatgttttaaacATCTCAACCCCGATCAGCATGATGAGCTATCTTCAAAGCTTGTGGATTCATATGATGAAGCCAGGATTACTTCTGCAATTGAGAAATTAGAGCAAGCACTTAAAGATGAAGGCATATCATATCATGTCGTTTCTGGGCGGCACAAAAGCTTATATAGCATTTATTGCAAAATGTTGAA GAAGAAACTGACAATAGATGATATCCACGACATCTATGGATTGCGCTTGATTGTTGATAAGGAGGAAGACTGTTACAAAGCATTGACAATTGTTCACCAGTTATGGTCTGAAGTACCTGGAAAGCTAAAAGATTACATATGTCGCCCCAAGTTCAATGG GTATCAATCCCTGCATACTGTGGTGATGGGTGAAGGCAAAGTTCCCCTTGAAGTACAAATTCGAACAAAAGATATGCATTTACAAGCTGAATTTGGGTTTGCTGCTCATTGGAGGTACAAGGAAGATGACTGTCAGCATTCTTCATTTGTGCTTCAGATGGTTGAGTGGGCTCGATGGGTTGTCACCTGGCAGTGTGAGGCAATGAGTAAGGATTCTACATCTGTTGGATATGGCGATTCAATTAAGCCTCCATGCAAGTTCCCTTCCCATGTTGATGACTGTCCATATTGTTATAAGCCCGACTGTGGTCAAGATGGCCCCGTGTTCGTTATCATGATTGAGAATGATAAG ATGTCCGTCCAAGAATTTCGTGCGAACTCAACAGTGATGGATCTGATGGAAAGAGCTGGGCGAGCAAGCTCAAGGTTGATGACATATAGGTTCCCTCTGAAGGAAGAACTGAGGCCAAGACTGAATCACATGCCTGTAAGTGATCCCAATTGCAAGTTGAAGATGGGGGATGTGGTGGAGCTTACACCAGCCATACCTGACAAGTCTTTGACAGAATATAGGGAAGAAATCCAGCGTATGTATGATCGCGGGCTAACCGTCTCCGGCGCTGGACCTACTGCTAGCAGCATGGTTGGCTCAAGAAGCTGA